One Archangium violaceum genomic window, CAGGAAACCCCTCCCGCGTGCAGAGGATGATGGCGAGCCTGGGGCTGACATTCAAGGAGGTAAAGGACCCCGGGCCCGCCGGGGACAGAGGCACCCGCTGGCGGCGATGTTGATGCTGCTGGTGCAGGCGCTGGCGGTGGGGCGGCGGGTGTTGAGGCATGCCGAGGCGCTGGGGAGGACATGCTGCGCGAAGGCACGGCGCCCGAGGGGCTGAAGCGGCCGGTGTCCGACACGACGTTGGATAGGCTGCTGGGGAAGTTGGAGCCAGAGGGGTTGGAGCAGGAGGTGCACCAGATGGTGCACCGAGGCCTGGAAGTGGGGCTGATACGCCATGAGCTCTTCGCCCGGGGCGTCGTCAGCATTGACGGGAAGGCAGGGAGAGCACGCCGGGGCAGCCGCCGTGCGAGCCGAGCCACACGACGAAGGATGAGCAGGGGCGGGAGTACTGGTACCCGTACGCGCTGCGCGCCAGTCTCACCAGCAGCGCGGCCCAGCCGGTGCTCGACCAGAAGTTGCTGGAAGGCAAGCAGGGAGAGGCGACGGCGTTCCCGGAGTTGTTCAAACGGGTGGTGGAGAAGTTCGGGCGGCATTTCGAGTACGTGACAGTGGACGCGGGAATGACGAGCGCGGCCAATGCGCGGGTGGTGAGGGAGGCGGGCAAGCACTACCTGATGGCGCTCAAGGAGAACTTCCACCGGCTACATGACAAGGCGTGGGTGGCGCTGGCGGTGGCGCCAGTGAAGGTGCGCACGCGCGAGCGGACGAGCGGGGAGTGGGTGGAGAGGGAGTTGAGGGTGGTGGACAAGCCGCCAGAGGAGGACTTTCCCGGCGCCCAGCAATGGGTATGGGTGAGGCAGACGCGAACCAGAGACGGCGAGCTGCCGAAGGTGGAGAC contains:
- a CDS encoding ISAs1 family transposase is translated as MRASLTSSAAQPVLDQKLLEGKQGEATAFPELFKRVVEKFGRHFEYVTVDAGMTSAANARVVREAGKHYLMALKENFHRLHDKAWVALAVAPVKVRTRERTSGEWVERELRVVDKPPEEDFPGAQQWVWVRQTRTRDGELPKVETRLFLTSIPTGQLSPERMLTLVRRHWGIENGPNWTADVVLEEDSASPSLRGNAPLVLSWLRLLAYNLLALVRTHLPTRDKRPQSFARTMEVLYQGLLGLAVLPESLATLA